A genome region from Tolypothrix sp. PCC 7712 includes the following:
- a CDS encoding DOMON-like domain-containing protein produces the protein MNHQSFSLQTFPGTEKFPDVKIAGDIARNGNKLTIQYRLLGDIKKIAITPPSATPLRKHGLWQNTCFEFFIGINNSPQYWEFNLSPSGDWNIYRFDDYRQGMEEEAAFSTLPFIVQQQTESVEINLDLDLDKIIATEQALEVAITTVIKTQDGDVTYWALTHRGAEADFHLRDSFILELPAAN, from the coding sequence ATGAATCATCAGTCATTTTCTCTGCAAACTTTTCCGGGTACTGAAAAATTTCCCGATGTTAAAATTGCAGGTGATATCGCCCGTAATGGTAATAAATTGACTATTCAATATAGGCTGTTGGGGGATATTAAAAAAATTGCCATTACCCCACCCTCAGCCACACCATTACGAAAGCACGGATTATGGCAAAATACTTGTTTTGAGTTCTTTATTGGTATTAATAATTCTCCCCAATATTGGGAATTTAACCTGTCACCTAGTGGTGATTGGAATATTTACCGCTTTGATGATTATCGTCAAGGAATGGAAGAGGAAGCCGCTTTTTCCACACTTCCATTTATTGTGCAACAGCAAACGGAGAGTGTAGAAATAAATTTAGATTTGGATTTGGATAAAATTATTGCCACAGAACAAGCCCTAGAAGTTGCAATTACCACTGTGATTAAAACCCAAGATGGTGATGTAACTTATTGGGCTTTAACTCATCGAGGTGCTGAGGCTGATTTTCACCTGCGAGATAGTTTTATTTTGGAATTACCTGCGGCAAATTAA
- a CDS encoding cation:proton antiporter subunit C yields the protein MIPVLEASVFATILCGFFGIILKKNLVMKIVSMDVMSTGVIAYYVLIASREGLFTPILSTVNKGAFADPVPQAVILTAIVIGFSIQALMLVGVMKLSRDNPTLESSEIEKNNTP from the coding sequence ATGATTCCTGTATTAGAAGCAAGTGTATTCGCCACTATATTATGCGGATTTTTTGGCATTATTCTCAAGAAAAATCTGGTGATGAAAATCGTCTCAATGGATGTCATGAGTACGGGAGTGATTGCCTATTACGTGCTTATTGCGTCACGGGAAGGCTTATTTACGCCAATTTTATCAACTGTTAACAAAGGCGCTTTTGCCGATCCAGTTCCCCAGGCTGTCATCTTGACGGCGATTGTCATCGGCTTTTCGATTCAAGCTTTAATGCTAGTCGGTGTCATGAAATTGTCACGGGATAATCCCACCTTGGAAAGCAGTGAAATCGAGAAGAACAATACGCCATGA
- a CDS encoding Na(+)/H(+) antiporter subunit B, producing MKWIYIAAGVALYIKMIVLPNPAPQLPDFSIVESIVKDGGIPNAVTVIILRNRLYDTIFEVIVFTIAIMGAYYLLANERPSCAIYNFTDKPSIVLARLGATITSLVSIELAIRGHLTPGGGFAAGVAGGTAIGLIAITSSPEWMQAIYQRWHAAIWEKVSVLIFIVLAVITLSGYELPHGEMGALFSGGIIPILNILVAIKVALGSWAAILVFIRYRGLL from the coding sequence ATGAAATGGATTTACATCGCCGCCGGGGTAGCGCTGTATATCAAAATGATTGTCTTACCCAATCCTGCACCACAACTTCCAGATTTCTCAATTGTGGAATCGATTGTTAAAGATGGTGGTATCCCCAATGCGGTAACAGTCATTATTCTCCGCAATCGGCTTTATGACACGATTTTCGAGGTCATAGTATTTACAATCGCCATCATGGGCGCTTATTATCTGTTGGCGAACGAAAGACCATCCTGCGCCATTTATAATTTCACTGATAAACCCTCAATTGTGCTAGCGCGTTTAGGTGCCACAATTACCTCACTAGTAAGCATCGAGTTAGCCATTCGCGGACATTTGACACCAGGTGGTGGTTTTGCAGCTGGTGTAGCCGGAGGAACTGCGATCGGACTTATAGCAATTACCTCATCCCCAGAGTGGATGCAAGCAATTTACCAACGCTGGCACGCTGCTATATGGGAAAAAGTTTCAGTGCTAATTTTCATTGTGCTGGCGGTAATCACTTTGTCAGGTTATGAATTACCTCACGGAGAAATGGGCGCACTTTTTAGCGGCGGAATTATACCTATTCTCAATATCCTAGTTGCGATTAAAGTAGCTTTGGGTTCTTGGGCGGCGATTTTGGTATTTATTCGCTATCGCGGATTGTTGTGA
- a CDS encoding monovalent cation/H(+) antiporter subunit G — MITVLSYTCIIIGICFWFWGTSFLLGKRSLLFKLHTLSVSDTLGSMSIVFGLLLKIPREWPLLILGIICLAIWNTMLGYVLAYCSTSGGNDD, encoded by the coding sequence ATGATTACAGTTCTAAGTTATACCTGCATAATTATCGGTATTTGCTTCTGGTTTTGGGGAACATCATTTCTTTTGGGAAAGCGATCGCTTTTATTCAAGCTGCATACTCTTTCAGTTTCCGACACCCTGGGTTCGATGAGTATCGTCTTTGGTTTGCTGCTGAAAATACCCAGGGAATGGCCTTTGCTGATTCTTGGCATTATTTGCTTGGCAATCTGGAACACAATGCTGGGTTACGTGTTGGCTTACTGTTCTACAAGTGGAGGTAATGATGACTAA
- a CDS encoding cation:proton antiporter — protein MTTITLAWITLPFLVGFVIYLLPKLDKYLALAMGLASAGYAAQLFWQRSPLELKLLDNFGVTLTLDELTAYFILTNALVTTAVILYCWQSDKTAFFYAQTLMLHGSVNAAFACADFISLYVALEVSGIAAFLLIAYPRTDRSIWVALRYLFISNVAMLFYLVGAVLAYQTNHSFAFSALLGSPPEAFALIGLGLLVKGGVFVSGLWLPLTHSESETPVSALLSGVVVKTGVYPLVRCALALDEIDPIIRIFGVGTALLGVFYAMFEKDTKRMLAFHTISQLGFILAAPAVGGFYALTHGLVKSALFLIAGALPSRNFKELQHKPINTAIWIALVIASFSISGFPLLSGFGAKVLTMKNLAPWQVIAMNVAALGTAISFAKFIFLPRGGTGEVKPGFWPGVILLIVGLIVANVAYYDAYTVANIIKPLVTIAIGWLVYFFIVQRLSVKLPRLLEQFEHLIGFMSLMLVLLFWMVFP, from the coding sequence TTGACTACCATTACACTCGCCTGGATTACACTACCATTTTTGGTGGGGTTCGTCATTTATTTACTACCCAAGCTGGACAAATACCTGGCGTTAGCTATGGGTTTAGCTTCGGCTGGATATGCAGCGCAGTTATTTTGGCAGCGATCGCCACTAGAATTAAAATTGCTGGATAACTTCGGTGTGACTTTAACACTGGATGAATTGACAGCTTACTTTATCCTAACAAATGCCCTAGTAACAACTGCGGTCATTCTTTACTGTTGGCAAAGCGATAAGACAGCTTTTTTTTACGCTCAAACCTTGATGTTACATGGTAGCGTTAATGCTGCTTTTGCCTGTGCAGATTTTATCAGTTTATATGTGGCGTTAGAGGTCAGTGGCATTGCTGCCTTTCTCTTAATAGCTTATCCCCGCACTGATAGGTCAATTTGGGTGGCTTTGCGCTATTTGTTTATTAGCAATGTCGCCATGTTATTTTACTTGGTCGGTGCGGTACTGGCTTATCAAACAAATCATTCCTTTGCTTTCTCGGCTTTACTTGGTTCGCCACCAGAAGCTTTTGCTTTGATTGGTTTGGGATTACTAGTCAAAGGCGGGGTGTTTGTATCGGGGTTATGGCTACCCCTGACACACTCGGAATCAGAAACTCCAGTCTCAGCCTTACTTTCAGGAGTCGTTGTTAAAACCGGAGTTTATCCTCTAGTCAGGTGTGCGCTGGCTTTAGATGAAATTGACCCCATCATCAGAATTTTTGGTGTAGGAACAGCACTTTTAGGAGTTTTCTACGCCATGTTTGAGAAAGATACTAAGCGGATGCTGGCGTTTCACACTATTTCCCAGTTAGGTTTCATCTTAGCTGCACCAGCAGTTGGGGGTTTTTATGCGCTGACACATGGCTTAGTCAAATCCGCACTGTTTTTGATTGCAGGTGCTTTACCCAGCCGCAACTTCAAAGAACTGCAACACAAGCCCATCAATACTGCTATTTGGATTGCCCTTGTTATTGCTAGCTTCTCAATATCCGGCTTTCCCTTATTATCTGGGTTTGGGGCAAAAGTTTTGACAATGAAAAATCTCGCACCTTGGCAAGTTATCGCCATGAATGTCGCAGCTTTGGGAACTGCAATATCTTTTGCCAAATTCATCTTTTTACCCCGAGGTGGTACAGGAGAAGTCAAACCCGGTTTTTGGCCTGGGGTAATCCTGTTAATTGTTGGGCTAATTGTCGCCAATGTTGCCTATTATGATGCTTATACAGTTGCGAATATCATCAAACCACTTGTAACCATCGCTATTGGCTGGCTTGTCTATTTTTTCATAGTGCAAAGATTATCAGTCAAGCTACCCCGGTTACTTGAGCAATTTGAGCATCTCATCGGTTTTATGAGTCTGATGTTAGTACTACTTTTCTGGATGGTATTTCCATAA
- a CDS encoding DUF4040 domain-containing protein, with product MTKYDLFIYFITALLPMSACMLIMQVNPYSALVMRGILGAIAALLYVLLGAADVALTEALVGTMLAITLYAIAVRSSLVMRLGIIQDGDALPDSHFGQITDELRRIFSKRHMRLELVPYPNQQALERALLDKEVHASCSKLEQNDENLAYHTAVRVKRVYDIMQSELSSPTTSLTYVNTPELGEEHKS from the coding sequence ATGACTAAATACGATTTGTTTATCTATTTCATCACTGCCTTGCTGCCCATGTCTGCTTGTATGCTGATCATGCAAGTCAATCCCTACAGTGCCTTAGTAATGCGAGGAATACTAGGAGCCATAGCAGCATTATTATATGTGCTTTTAGGCGCTGCCGATGTAGCTTTAACTGAAGCATTAGTAGGTACAATGCTGGCGATTACACTGTATGCGATCGCCGTCCGTTCATCCCTAGTCATGCGTCTCGGTATCATCCAAGATGGCGATGCTTTACCAGACAGCCATTTTGGGCAAATTACGGACGAGTTACGCAGAATTTTTAGCAAACGCCACATGCGCCTAGAACTCGTTCCCTACCCAAACCAACAAGCTTTAGAACGGGCGCTGCTAGATAAAGAAGTTCATGCTAGCTGTAGCAAACTCGAACAAAATGATGAAAACTTGGCCTATCACACTGCTGTGAGGGTAAAACGAGTTTATGACATCATGCAAAGCGAACTTTCATCACCAACAACCAGCCTCACCTATGTAAATACACCAGAGTTAGGGGAGGAACATAAATCATGA
- a CDS encoding Na+/H+ antiporter subunit E encodes MTGYLNILLRLAIWFLLTANFTVANIIIGVSIALLLPHNHQSREKLKDWLRALWQGLKAIPTAYIEALQIIFQPHTEEEIVMERVPARRTPGLIFLDIFIITFTPKTIVVKYHEDGWYEVHRIQRRKA; translated from the coding sequence ATGACTGGATATCTAAATATATTATTGCGGCTGGCTATTTGGTTCCTGCTCACCGCTAATTTTACTGTGGCAAATATCATCATCGGTGTCAGTATTGCCCTGTTATTGCCACACAATCACCAATCACGAGAAAAATTAAAAGATTGGCTGCGGGCTTTGTGGCAAGGATTAAAAGCAATACCCACCGCCTATATCGAAGCATTGCAAATCATTTTCCAACCCCATACAGAAGAAGAAATTGTCATGGAACGTGTTCCCGCCAGAAGAACACCCGGACTCATCTTTTTAGATATTTTCATTATTACCTTTACACCCAAAACCATTGTCGTGAAATATCACGAAGATGGCTGGTATGAAGTCCACCGGATTCAACGGAGGAAAGCCTGA
- a CDS encoding phosphotransferase enzyme family protein — protein MSIIEDIKTQSTDNLVSIAEQFALQGEVTSVQAFGSGNINDTFLVTKNSLENQNFVLQRINTQVFRQPQLIMRNMCIFTEHIRQRLEQKPLNRRWEVPSVLLTKDTQDHWRDADGSFWRAISFIAGSQSFDTMGDRSQAPEVGYALGMFHNLISDLPPEKLADTLEGFHITPRYLQHYNEVLPKTTVKPTPEVNYCLQFVSDRQLFASTLEDAKAAGKLPLRLMHGDPKINNVMFDTATGLAVSVIDLDTVKPGLVHYDIGDCLRSGCNPVGEETEDWESVTFDTETCQGILQGYLAVAKAFMTENDYAYIYDAIRLIAFELGLRFFADYLAGNVYFKVKYPEHNLARALVQFALTKSIESQETAIRAIIGDVK, from the coding sequence ATGAGCATCATAGAAGATATCAAAACCCAAAGTACAGACAATCTAGTTTCTATTGCTGAACAATTCGCGCTTCAGGGTGAGGTGACAAGTGTTCAGGCTTTTGGTAGCGGTAATATTAATGACACTTTTTTAGTAACTAAAAATTCCTTAGAAAATCAGAATTTTGTTCTCCAACGTATTAATACACAAGTATTCCGCCAGCCACAACTGATTATGCGTAATATGTGTATTTTTACTGAGCATATTCGTCAAAGGTTAGAGCAAAAACCACTTAACCGCCGTTGGGAAGTACCAAGTGTACTATTAACTAAAGATACACAAGACCATTGGCGGGATGCAGATGGTTCATTTTGGCGGGCGATTAGTTTTATTGCAGGTTCGCAGTCTTTTGATACGATGGGCGATCGCTCTCAAGCTCCCGAAGTCGGCTATGCTTTGGGGATGTTCCATAATCTGATCAGCGATTTACCACCAGAAAAACTCGCTGATACTTTAGAAGGCTTCCACATTACACCCCGCTACCTGCAACATTACAACGAGGTTTTGCCGAAAACCACTGTGAAGCCAACCCCAGAGGTAAATTATTGCTTGCAATTTGTGAGCGATCGCCAACTTTTTGCCAGTACTCTGGAAGATGCAAAAGCTGCGGGTAAGTTACCACTGCGGCTAATGCATGGCGATCCGAAAATTAATAATGTGATGTTTGACACCGCAACTGGGCTTGCTGTCAGTGTCATTGATTTAGATACCGTCAAGCCGGGTTTAGTACATTACGATATTGGCGACTGTTTGCGTTCTGGTTGCAATCCCGTTGGGGAAGAAACAGAAGATTGGGAAAGCGTGACTTTTGATACTGAGACTTGCCAAGGTATATTGCAAGGTTATCTTGCTGTTGCTAAGGCGTTTATGACAGAAAATGACTATGCCTATATATATGATGCAATTCGTTTGATTGCTTTTGAATTAGGGTTGAGATTTTTTGCTGATTATTTAGCTGGGAATGTCTATTTTAAAGTGAAGTATCCAGAACATAATTTAGCGCGGGCGCTGGTGCAATTTGCGCTGACAAAAAGTATTGAATCTCAAGAAACAGCAATTCGCGCCATAATTGGGGATGTGAAATGA